In Chloroflexota bacterium, the genomic window GCGCTGGGATATCTAGCTGGGGACCGATGACGTCGTGGATCTTCTGGACAAACTTGCGGGTGAGCCGCTCCAGCTCCTCGGAGGACATGCTCTTCGGATCGCAACAGATCCCGCCCTTCGCGCCGCCGAACGGAAGATCGATCACTGCGGTCTTCCACGTCATCAGCGACGCGAGGCCGGCCACCTCGTCCATGTCGACGAGCGGATGGTACCGAAGCCCCCCCTTCATGGGGCCGCGGGCGCTGTTGTGCTGGACGCGGTAACCCACGAAGCTGGCAAGTTGACCGTTATCGCGCTCGATGGTGAGGTTGACGCGGACCTCGCGCTCGGGATTCACCAGCACGGCTCGGATGCGATCGTCGAGCCCCATGACACGCGCCGCCCGGTCGAAGTACTCCTGGGCCGAGGCCAATAGACTCACGCAACCGTCTCCCGCTGATGCGATACACTGTGCCGTGCCCGTACTGCCTCTGCGACTCCTGCACCCGCCCAGCGCTGCGCGAAACCAACGGCGGGCTAGCCCGCGCTGCGCGCGAGGGCAAGCATGCCATCCGCACTGAGGTCTGTCAACTCGTGCTCGGCCCGACGGCGATCCCTGCCATCCAATTCTTGCCACGGTAGCGGCGTGATGTCGCGGTGGTCCCGGTTTGCGATCCTGTGTTGCGCGACCGCAGCGACCATGGCGATGGTCGCGTGCTCCGGCGGTGACGAATCGCACGAGCAGGTCGCGCCCCCTCCCCAGCAACAGGCCCCCGTAGCCAAGTGGCAGGAGCTGCTTTCGGCCGGGAAGCGCGAGGGCGAGGTCGTCATCCTCGGCCCGGAGGATGACACGCTGCGGGGCGCCCTCACCGAGACCTTCCAGCGGCGATCGGGGATCACCGTTCGCTACGTGAGCCAGGCTGGCGGTGCGCAATCCCAGGGCGGGAGCGCCGCGGCGAGCAACCCGTACGACCTCTTCGTCGGCGACCCCGTTCAGGCCCTGATGACGCTCACGCCAAATGGTGCGCTCGATCCGCTGCCCGCGCACTTGGTTCTCGACGAGGTCACGAGCCCAGACCAATGGAGCAACGGTGGAATCGAATACGCAGGACCCAATCGCGAGCTGGCGATCATGACGCGCTTCGAGCCCGCGGTTGTGGTCGTCAACGCGAACCTCGTGGGCGCGGACCGGATTACGTCGTATCGAGACTTGCTCGACCCGTCGTGGGCGGGCCGGATCATCATCGACGACCCACGGCTGCCCGGCAGCGGTCTCGCGGCATTTACGTTCTTCTACCTTCATCCAAATCTCGGGCCTGACTTCATCCGCGCGCTGGTGGCGCAGCGGCCGCGAGTCATGCACGATCCGGACGCGGAGGCCGAGGGGATCGCCAGCGGCGGGTTCGCGGCACTGGTGGGCGGCTCGCCCACGGCTGTGCAGCGGCGAGTCGATGACGGTGCTCCCATCGCCACGGTGGACCCGAAGAACGTGCGCGAGGGGACCGCCCAGGGCACGGGGTACGGGTCGGTGGGGATATTCAGCCATCCTCCGCACCCGAACGCCGCCAACGTCTACGTCAACTGGCTGTTATCGCGGGAGGGGCAGCTCGCCCTGGCGAAGCCGATGGGATACACCAGCAACCGCCTGGACGTGCCAGCCGATGGCCAACAGGCCATCCAGCCTCCGCCGGTGGTCGTCACCGGCGTTAAGATCTACGGCCAAGAGGCCGCATCCGCCCGCCCGCGTCTTGCGGAGTTACTGGAACAGGTGCTCGGGCAATCGTGAGGCGCCATGCGCCACCGGTGCCGCCGCTTACGCGGGACCCTGCTGGCCTCTAACGACCCGCGCCGCGGCATCGAACACCGCGTCCACGGATAGGCCGGTCATGCATCGGTGATCGATGGGGCACTCGCGATGCTCGCAGGGGGCGCACGGAACCG contains:
- a CDS encoding Glu/Leu/Phe/Val dehydrogenase dimerization domain-containing protein; the protein is MGLDDRIRAVLVNPEREVRVNLTIERDNGQLASFVGYRVQHNSARGPMKGGLRYHPLVDMDEVAGLASLMTWKTAVIDLPFGGAKGGICCDPKSMSSEELERLTRKFVQKIHDVIGPQLDIPA
- a CDS encoding ABC transporter substrate-binding protein — encoded protein: MAMVACSGGDESHEQVAPPPQQQAPVAKWQELLSAGKREGEVVILGPEDDTLRGALTETFQRRSGITVRYVSQAGGAQSQGGSAAASNPYDLFVGDPVQALMTLTPNGALDPLPAHLVLDEVTSPDQWSNGGIEYAGPNRELAIMTRFEPAVVVVNANLVGADRITSYRDLLDPSWAGRIIIDDPRLPGSGLAAFTFFYLHPNLGPDFIRALVAQRPRVMHDPDAEAEGIASGGFAALVGGSPTAVQRRVDDGAPIATVDPKNVREGTAQGTGYGSVGIFSHPPHPNAANVYVNWLLSREGQLALAKPMGYTSNRLDVPADGQQAIQPPPVVVTGVKIYGQEAASARPRLAELLEQVLGQS